One part of the Rhodococcus oxybenzonivorans genome encodes these proteins:
- a CDS encoding DHH family phosphoesterase, with translation MTHTQETSLSDLDRQEVYLPQAVAVLENATSVTVLCHVQPDADTIGSGLALGLVLERKGIPVQVAFAAPDELPESMRELPGTHLLVPADQVHRNVDLLVTVDCGSAGRLGTLAGRLHDAAETLVIDHHRSNTRFGRMNLVDESAESTTAVLAQMFDLWGVEIDADLAHCLYAGLVTDTGSFRWVQPGTHTLAERLLATGIDGARIARRLLDTHPFGWLPMLSTVLGSATFVPGAAGGRGLVYAVIRQADVRGLRSEEIESVIDIVRTTSEAEVAAVLKEAADGTWSVSLRSKSDVDVSLVAGYLGGGGHRFAAGYTAVTSVDEIVASLVDSLG, from the coding sequence ATGACCCACACTCAGGAGACGTCCCTGTCTGATCTCGACCGCCAAGAGGTGTATCTGCCGCAGGCGGTCGCCGTCCTCGAGAACGCGACGTCGGTGACGGTTCTGTGTCACGTTCAGCCCGATGCCGACACCATCGGCAGCGGCCTTGCGCTCGGGTTGGTACTCGAGCGCAAAGGTATCCCGGTGCAGGTGGCGTTCGCTGCTCCGGACGAACTGCCCGAGTCGATGCGCGAACTGCCCGGCACCCACCTGCTGGTGCCGGCGGATCAGGTGCATCGAAACGTCGATCTGCTGGTCACCGTCGACTGCGGCAGCGCAGGGCGGCTCGGCACGCTCGCGGGCCGCCTCCATGATGCGGCGGAGACGCTCGTCATCGACCACCATCGGTCCAACACCCGGTTCGGACGGATGAACCTCGTGGACGAGTCGGCGGAATCGACCACTGCAGTCCTGGCTCAGATGTTCGACCTGTGGGGCGTGGAGATCGACGCCGACCTCGCGCACTGCCTCTACGCCGGCCTCGTGACCGACACCGGTTCGTTCCGCTGGGTCCAGCCCGGCACCCACACCCTCGCCGAGCGGCTACTCGCGACCGGTATAGACGGTGCCCGGATCGCCAGGCGACTGCTCGACACCCATCCCTTCGGCTGGCTGCCGATGCTGTCCACAGTGCTGGGATCAGCCACATTCGTTCCCGGCGCCGCAGGCGGCCGTGGTCTGGTCTATGCCGTCATCCGACAGGCCGATGTGCGGGGTCTGCGCTCCGAAGAAATCGAAAGCGTCATCGATATCGTCCGCACCACCTCGGAGGCCGAGGTCGCCGCGGTCCTGAAAGAGGCCGCAGACGGCACCTGGTCGGTCTCACTGCGCTCCAAGTCCGACGTGGACGTCTCGCTCGTCGCCGGATACCTCGGCGGCGGCGGCCACCGGTTCGCGGCCGGGTACACCGCAGTCACCTCCGTCGACGAGATCGTGGCGTCACTCGTCGATTCGCTCGGCTGA
- the truB gene encoding tRNA pseudouridine(55) synthase TruB: MPAREKPSSGLVGAGLLIVDKDAGITSHDVVARCRKLLGTRKVGHAGTLDPMATGVLVLGVERATKMLGLLALTTKAYTATIRLGQSTATDDAEGETLASADASAVRDEEIAAHVALLTGEISQVPASVSAIKVDGQRAHARIRAGEEVELAARSVTVSRFDVVARRDEGTFVDLDVEVECSSGTYIRSLARDLGAALGVGGHLTRLRRTRVGPFTLDHARTLEQLAEEPAVSLDIDAAAQTAFPHRLVDAAEAESISQGRWLEPIGIKGVYAAIDPGGSTIALLQERGKRASSVMVVRPATLR; the protein is encoded by the coding sequence GTGCCTGCGCGTGAAAAGCCTTCGTCCGGTCTCGTCGGTGCCGGTCTGCTCATCGTCGACAAAGACGCCGGGATCACCAGCCACGATGTCGTTGCGCGGTGCCGCAAGCTCCTCGGTACCCGGAAGGTCGGGCATGCGGGCACTTTGGATCCCATGGCGACGGGCGTCCTCGTCCTCGGCGTGGAGCGGGCCACGAAGATGCTCGGGCTTCTGGCGTTGACCACGAAGGCGTACACCGCGACTATTCGGTTGGGGCAGTCGACCGCCACCGACGACGCCGAGGGCGAGACTCTGGCGTCGGCCGATGCTTCTGCTGTGCGAGACGAGGAGATCGCCGCGCACGTGGCGCTCCTCACGGGCGAGATTTCGCAAGTTCCTGCGAGCGTCAGTGCCATCAAGGTCGACGGGCAACGCGCCCATGCCCGGATTCGTGCGGGCGAGGAAGTGGAACTGGCGGCGCGCTCGGTGACGGTGTCCCGCTTCGACGTGGTCGCGCGACGCGACGAGGGCACGTTCGTCGATCTGGATGTCGAGGTGGAATGTTCGTCCGGCACCTACATTCGTTCTCTCGCCCGCGATCTCGGCGCCGCGCTCGGGGTGGGCGGTCATCTGACAAGGTTGCGGCGAACGCGAGTCGGGCCCTTCACACTGGACCATGCCCGCACCCTCGAACAGTTGGCCGAGGAGCCGGCGGTCAGCCTCGACATCGACGCGGCAGCGCAGACCGCGTTCCCGCATCGACTCGTCGATGCTGCGGAGGCCGAGTCGATCAGTCAGGGCCGGTGGCTCGAGCCGATCGGAATCAAGGGTGTGTACGCCGCCATCGACCCGGGCGGCTCCACCATCGCACTGCTGCAGGAGCGCGGCAAGCGTGCCAGTTCGGTGATGGTCGTTCGTCCGGCGACGCTGAGATAG
- a CDS encoding DUF503 domain-containing protein produces MYVGALELDILLGDVRSLKEKRAMVKPVLAELRRYGVSAAETGEQDRYRRSMLGVTMASSAVDHVHEVLDTCERHVADLPELQLLAVRRRIFGPED; encoded by the coding sequence TTGTACGTCGGTGCGCTCGAGCTCGACATCTTGCTCGGTGACGTGCGATCTCTGAAAGAGAAGCGTGCAATGGTCAAACCGGTTCTCGCGGAGCTGCGTCGCTACGGTGTGTCCGCCGCGGAAACCGGCGAACAAGATCGGTACCGCCGGTCGATGCTGGGCGTCACCATGGCGAGCTCGGCCGTCGATCACGTACACGAAGTGCTCGACACCTGCGAGCGGCATGTTGCAGATCTGCCGGAGCTGCAACTACTCGCCGTGCGGCGGAGAATTTTCGGGCCCGAGGACTGA
- a CDS encoding bifunctional riboflavin kinase/FAD synthetase has translation MLRWRGLDEVPADWGRCVLTIGVFDGVHRGHAQLISRAVSAARKRGIPSVLMTFDPHPMEVVRPGSHPAQLTTLARRAELAEDLGIDVFCVMPFTAEFMKLTPERYAHEILVERLHVAEVVVGENFTFGKKAAGNVDLLRQIGDRFGFAVDGVTLLAEHAVTFSSTYIRSCVDAGDMAAATEALGRPHRVEGVVVHGDGRGRQLGYPTANVAPPMYAAIPADGVYAAWFTVLGHGVDLGTVTSGERYMAAVSIGTNPTFSGRTRTVEAFVLDREADLYGQHVAVDLVERLRGMEKFDSVDDLIVAMGRDAERSREILSASGGAT, from the coding sequence GTGCTGAGATGGCGTGGTCTCGACGAGGTTCCTGCCGACTGGGGTCGTTGTGTACTCACGATCGGCGTATTCGATGGCGTGCACCGAGGTCACGCCCAACTGATCAGCCGGGCGGTATCGGCTGCACGCAAGCGTGGAATACCCAGCGTGCTCATGACTTTCGACCCACATCCCATGGAAGTGGTTCGCCCGGGCAGTCATCCCGCCCAGTTGACGACGCTGGCCCGCCGCGCCGAACTCGCGGAAGACCTCGGGATCGACGTGTTCTGCGTCATGCCGTTCACCGCCGAATTCATGAAGCTGACGCCGGAGCGGTATGCCCACGAAATTCTCGTGGAGCGTCTGCACGTGGCCGAGGTCGTCGTCGGTGAGAACTTCACCTTCGGCAAGAAGGCCGCCGGCAACGTCGACCTGCTGCGTCAGATCGGCGACCGGTTCGGGTTCGCGGTCGACGGCGTCACGCTGCTCGCCGAGCACGCCGTCACCTTCTCCTCCACCTACATCCGTTCGTGCGTGGATGCCGGTGACATGGCCGCCGCGACGGAGGCCCTGGGCAGGCCCCACCGGGTAGAGGGGGTAGTCGTCCACGGGGACGGTCGCGGGCGTCAGCTCGGTTATCCGACGGCCAATGTCGCGCCTCCGATGTACGCAGCCATCCCCGCGGACGGGGTCTACGCGGCCTGGTTCACCGTGCTCGGGCACGGCGTCGATCTGGGTACGGTCACCTCGGGGGAGCGCTACATGGCGGCCGTGTCGATCGGCACCAACCCCACGTTCTCGGGCCGCACCCGCACGGTGGAGGCCTTCGTTCTCGATCGTGAGGCCGACCTCTACGGCCAGCACGTCGCCGTCGACCTGGTCGAGCGGTTGCGCGGGATGGAAAAATTCGACTCCGTCGACGATTTGATCGTCGCGATGGGGCGCGACGCGGAGCGGTCGCGCGAAATCCTGTCCGCCTCGGGCGGCGCAACGTAA
- the rbfA gene encoding 30S ribosome-binding factor RbfA: MVDPARARKLAKRIGTIVATAIDHEIKDPRLAFVTITDTKVTADLHDATVYYTVMGADLESEPDLAAAAAGLEKAKGVLRSKVGAGTGVRFTPTLTFVADTVPDTARHMEELLARARAADDEVARVAAAASPAGDPDPYKEPRTEDSDDVDVDEPSGSRQAD; the protein is encoded by the coding sequence ATGGTGGATCCCGCCCGGGCACGCAAGCTCGCCAAGCGCATCGGCACCATTGTTGCGACGGCAATCGATCACGAAATCAAGGACCCCCGCCTGGCGTTCGTGACCATCACCGACACCAAGGTGACGGCCGACCTCCACGACGCGACCGTGTACTACACCGTGATGGGCGCCGACCTCGAGTCGGAACCTGATCTCGCTGCTGCGGCCGCAGGCCTGGAGAAGGCCAAGGGTGTTCTGCGCTCCAAGGTCGGTGCCGGCACCGGCGTGAGATTCACGCCGACGCTCACGTTCGTCGCGGACACCGTGCCGGACACCGCCCGTCATATGGAAGAACTCCTCGCCCGCGCTCGTGCCGCGGACGACGAGGTCGCCCGTGTCGCTGCCGCGGCGTCCCCGGCCGGAGACCCGGACCCGTACAAGGAGCCGCGAACCGAGGACTCGGACGACGTGGATGTCGACGAGCCGTCCGGTTCCCGCCAGGCGGACTGA
- the rpsO gene encoding 30S ribosomal protein S15 — MALTTEQKKQVLGEYGLHETDTGSPEAQVAMLTKRIVDLTEHLKTHKHDHHSRRGLLLLVGRRRRLLKYVQKVDIERYRSLIERLGLRR, encoded by the coding sequence GTGGCATTGACCACCGAACAGAAAAAGCAGGTTCTGGGCGAGTACGGCCTGCACGAGACCGACACCGGTTCGCCGGAGGCGCAGGTGGCCATGCTCACCAAGCGCATCGTCGATCTCACCGAACACCTCAAGACGCACAAGCACGACCACCACTCCCGCCGCGGCCTGTTGCTGCTGGTCGGACGCCGTCGTCGTCTGCTCAAGTATGTCCAGAAGGTCGACATCGAGCGTTACCGCTCGCTGATCGAGCGTCTCGGCCTGCGTCGCTGA
- a CDS encoding MATE family efflux transporter, translating into MAEVSESTGDVTAGTKVSGDVAARTVFGLALPALGVLAAEPIYLLFDIAVVGRLGALALAGLAVGGLILAQVSTQLTFLSYGTTARASRMHGAGDERGAVREGVQATWLALIIGVTVVALVQLLAGPVTSAIAGGSDIAHAAASWLRIAVFGAPLILIAMAGNGWMRGMQNTVRPLRFVIAGLVVSAIACPLLVHGLWGIPRLGLEGSAVANVIGQAVSASLFVGALVFERVPLRPQWGVMRAQMILGRDLILRSLAFQACFLSAAAVASRFGAAAVAAHQVVLQLWNLVALTLDSLAIAAQALVGAALGAGHARGATRLSWRITRWSTLFASALALMFALGHSVVPRLFTSDTAVLDDMAVVWWFFVAIIPVAGVVFALDGVLLGAGDVVFLRNATLACALVGFLPLIWLSMLRDWGLVGIWTGLTVFIVLRMLAVVWRVGTGRWAVTGADLQVRRPES; encoded by the coding sequence TTGGCGGAAGTCTCGGAGAGCACGGGCGATGTAACGGCTGGGACGAAGGTTTCGGGCGATGTAGCTGCCCGCACGGTGTTCGGTCTTGCGCTCCCGGCACTGGGGGTGCTTGCCGCGGAACCGATCTATCTGCTGTTCGACATCGCTGTCGTCGGACGGCTCGGTGCGCTGGCACTCGCGGGTCTTGCGGTCGGCGGACTGATCCTGGCGCAGGTCAGCACCCAGCTGACGTTTCTGTCTTACGGGACCACGGCCCGCGCTTCGCGGATGCACGGTGCCGGCGACGAGCGTGGTGCCGTCCGCGAGGGGGTGCAGGCGACGTGGCTGGCGCTCATCATCGGCGTGACGGTGGTCGCGCTCGTTCAACTGCTGGCCGGTCCCGTGACTTCGGCGATCGCCGGTGGCTCCGACATCGCGCACGCGGCGGCGAGTTGGTTGCGCATCGCCGTGTTCGGCGCCCCGTTGATCCTGATCGCGATGGCCGGCAATGGCTGGATGCGCGGCATGCAGAACACCGTGCGGCCCTTACGGTTCGTGATCGCGGGCCTCGTCGTGTCGGCGATCGCGTGTCCGCTGCTCGTACACGGACTGTGGGGTATCCCGCGCCTCGGACTCGAGGGTTCGGCCGTGGCGAATGTGATCGGCCAGGCGGTGTCGGCCAGTCTCTTCGTCGGTGCGCTGGTATTCGAACGAGTGCCGCTGCGTCCGCAGTGGGGCGTGATGCGGGCTCAGATGATCCTCGGCCGGGACCTGATCCTCCGGAGTCTGGCGTTCCAGGCGTGTTTCCTCTCGGCAGCCGCAGTCGCATCACGGTTCGGGGCCGCAGCTGTCGCCGCACATCAGGTGGTCCTGCAGTTGTGGAATCTGGTCGCACTCACCCTGGATTCCCTCGCGATCGCCGCACAGGCCTTGGTGGGTGCCGCATTGGGCGCGGGGCACGCCCGCGGGGCCACCCGCCTGTCGTGGCGTATCACGCGGTGGTCCACGCTCTTCGCGTCGGCGTTGGCGCTCATGTTCGCGCTCGGTCACAGTGTCGTACCCCGCCTGTTCACCTCCGATACTGCGGTGCTGGACGACATGGCGGTGGTGTGGTGGTTCTTCGTTGCCATCATTCCCGTGGCCGGAGTGGTCTTCGCTCTCGACGGCGTGCTTCTCGGGGCGGGAGATGTCGTGTTTCTCCGGAATGCCACCCTGGCCTGTGCGTTGGTCGGCTTTCTGCCCTTGATCTGGCTGTCGATGCTCCGCGACTGGGGTCTGGTGGGAATCTGGACGGGGTTGACCGTGTTCATAGTGCTTCGGATGCTCGCGGTTGTCTGGCGCGTCGGCACCGGCCGCTGGGCGGTGACCGGTGCCGACCTTCAGGTCCGGCGCCCCGAGTCCTGA
- the npt gene encoding 4'-phosphopantetheinyl transferase Npt, with product MIERILPSGVASAELFEDPPGLRPHPQEEALIGRAVEKRRREFTSARHCARLAMAKLGVDPAPILRGEKGAPVWPRGVVGSLTHCDGYRGAVLGYAMQVRSVGIDAEPHEALPEGVLDAVSLEVERKWLSGTDDSVHWDRLLFCAKEATYKAWFPLTGRWLGFEDAHITFEAADGGTGTFHSNLLISGETLDGPPLASFDGRWMVSDGLIITTIAVQ from the coding sequence GTGATCGAGAGGATCCTGCCCTCTGGTGTGGCGTCTGCCGAACTCTTCGAAGACCCGCCGGGTTTGCGTCCGCATCCGCAGGAGGAGGCGCTGATCGGGCGGGCGGTGGAGAAACGTCGCCGCGAATTCACGAGCGCCCGGCATTGCGCGCGACTGGCCATGGCGAAGCTGGGTGTGGACCCTGCCCCGATTCTCCGGGGAGAGAAAGGCGCGCCGGTGTGGCCTCGCGGCGTCGTCGGAAGTCTGACGCACTGTGACGGCTACCGCGGCGCTGTGCTCGGGTACGCGATGCAGGTGCGGTCCGTCGGAATCGACGCCGAGCCGCACGAGGCTCTGCCCGAGGGTGTGCTCGACGCGGTGAGCCTCGAAGTGGAACGGAAGTGGCTGTCGGGGACGGACGACTCGGTGCACTGGGACCGGCTGCTGTTCTGTGCCAAGGAGGCGACGTACAAGGCATGGTTCCCGCTCACCGGGAGATGGCTGGGTTTCGAGGACGCACACATCACCTTCGAGGCCGCGGACGGCGGCACGGGCACCTTTCATTCAAATCTGCTCATCTCGGGGGAGACCCTCGACGGGCCGCCGCTGGCGTCGTTCGACGGACGCTGGATGGTGTCGGACGGCCTCATCATCACGACAATTGCGGTGCAGTGA
- a CDS encoding metallophosphoesterase family protein, with translation MAAKLMAVSDTHVGHRGNRPITEEIYPDSPEDWLIVAGDVSEKTDDIRWALKLLRSRFAKVIWVPGNHELWTTAKDPVQMHGVARYDYLVTMCREIDVITPEDPFPVWEAEDGPVTLVPMFLLYDYTFLPAGAANKEEGLAIAREKNVVATDEFLLSSEPYGTRDAWCRHRVETTKERLDALPAGTRTVLINHFPLVREPTQVLWYPEFSLWCGTEMTADWHTRYNAVCAVYGHLHIPRTTYYDGVRFEEVSLGYPREWQRRGLPEKLLRQIMPVPEYPPGTLNKWGGHFKVTPEQEAEVEKMRARGTL, from the coding sequence GTGGCAGCCAAGTTGATGGCCGTGAGCGACACCCATGTCGGACACCGGGGAAATCGCCCGATCACCGAGGAGATCTACCCGGATTCCCCGGAGGACTGGCTGATCGTCGCGGGTGACGTCTCCGAGAAGACTGACGACATTCGCTGGGCCCTGAAGCTGCTTCGGAGCAGATTCGCCAAGGTCATCTGGGTGCCCGGCAATCACGAGCTGTGGACGACGGCCAAGGATCCGGTCCAGATGCACGGTGTCGCGCGCTACGACTACCTGGTCACGATGTGCCGCGAGATCGACGTCATCACTCCCGAGGATCCGTTCCCGGTGTGGGAGGCAGAGGACGGCCCGGTCACGCTGGTTCCGATGTTCCTTCTCTACGACTACACGTTTCTGCCCGCCGGAGCGGCCAACAAGGAGGAGGGCCTCGCGATCGCGCGGGAGAAGAACGTGGTGGCGACAGACGAGTTCCTGTTGTCGAGCGAGCCGTACGGCACCCGGGATGCGTGGTGCCGTCACCGCGTGGAGACGACGAAGGAGCGCCTCGATGCGCTGCCCGCCGGCACCCGGACAGTGCTGATCAACCACTTTCCCCTCGTGCGTGAGCCGACCCAGGTGCTGTGGTACCCGGAATTCTCGTTGTGGTGCGGCACCGAGATGACGGCGGACTGGCATACCCGGTACAACGCTGTCTGTGCGGTGTACGGGCACTTGCACATTCCGCGTACCACCTACTACGACGGCGTGCGGTTCGAAGAGGTCTCTCTCGGCTATCCGAGGGAGTGGCAGCGGCGTGGCCTTCCGGAGAAACTGCTCCGCCAGATCATGCCGGTGCCGGAGTATCCGCCGGGGACGCTCAACAAGTGGGGCGGTCATTTCAAGGTGACTCCCGAGCAGGAGGCGGAAGTGGAGAAGATGCGGGCGAGGGGGACTTTGTGA
- a CDS encoding metal-dependent transcriptional regulator, translated as MAGNKNDQIATEDTASETGSLSAVAQDYLKVIWTTGEWSQERVSTKLLSEKIGVSASTVSEAIRKLSDQGLVDHARYGSIALTEAGRVAAIGMVRRHRLIETYLVRELGYGWDEVHDEAEILEHAVSDLMINRMDAKLGHPERDPHGDPIPSVDGSVPTPPARQLSHFANGESGRIARISDSDPAMLRYFDSVGVALDVEVTVLERRDYAGTVSVRLDAGPDSVELGNPAAQAIWLV; from the coding sequence GTGGCCGGAAACAAAAATGACCAGATCGCGACCGAGGACACGGCATCGGAGACCGGCTCCTTGTCGGCTGTGGCGCAGGACTACCTCAAGGTCATCTGGACGACCGGGGAGTGGTCGCAGGAGCGGGTGTCCACCAAGTTGTTGTCCGAGAAGATCGGCGTGTCGGCGTCCACCGTGTCGGAGGCCATCAGGAAGCTGTCCGATCAGGGGCTGGTCGATCACGCCCGCTACGGTTCCATCGCACTCACCGAGGCGGGCAGGGTGGCCGCCATCGGAATGGTCCGCCGCCACCGGCTCATCGAAACGTATCTGGTGCGCGAACTGGGGTACGGCTGGGACGAAGTCCACGACGAAGCGGAAATACTCGAGCACGCCGTGTCCGACCTCATGATCAACCGGATGGACGCCAAGCTGGGACACCCGGAGCGGGATCCCCACGGTGACCCCATCCCCTCGGTCGACGGTTCGGTTCCGACACCCCCGGCCCGCCAGCTGAGTCACTTCGCGAACGGCGAAAGCGGCCGGATCGCGCGGATCTCCGACTCGGACCCGGCCATGCTGCGCTATTTCGATTCGGTTGGAGTAGCACTGGATGTCGAAGTGACAGTGCTCGAGCGACGCGACTACGCGGGGACGGTGTCGGTGCGGCTCGACGCCGGTCCGGACTCCGTCGAACTGGGCAACCCGGCGGCCCAGGCCATCTGGCTGGTGTGA
- the infB gene encoding translation initiation factor IF-2, translating into MAGKARVHELAKELGVTSKELLATLKEQGEFVKSASSTVEAPVARRLRESFPKSSSPDSAARPAAKPGAPAPSAPSTTSAKPGGPRPGPKPAAPAPAAPAPAAPAASAPAATPAAQAPAAPAAAAPAAPSSSAPTSSAPTSSAPISNAPKPGRPAPAAPAPAAPSAPAASASAAPSTGAKPGGPRPGPKPPRVGNNPYSSAPAERPAPRPAPGAPRPGAPRPAPGQGGPRPAPGQGGPRPAPGQGGPRPAPGQGGPRPAPGQGGPRPAPGQGGPRPSPGSMPPRPNPGAMPARSARPAPGGGRPGRPGGAPGGRPGGAGGGGGYRGGGAPGAGAGAPGGGAPAGGFRGRPGGGGRPGQRGAAAGAFGRPGGAPRRGRKSKRQKRQEYDSMQAPAVGGVRLPRGNGETIRLARGASLSDFAEKIDANPAALVQALFNLGEMVTATQSVNDETLELLGGEMNYVVQVVSPEDEDRELLDSFDLTYGEDEGGEEDLMSRPPVVTVMGHVDHGKTRLLDTIRKANVREGEAGGITQHIGAYQVLTELDGNERLVTFIDTPGHEAFTAMRARGAKATDLAILVVAADDGVMPQTVEAINHAQAADVPIVVAVNKIDKEGANPDKIRQQLTEYGLVAEEYGGDTMFVDISAKQGTNIDALLDAVLLTADAALDLRANPDMDAQGVAIEAHLDRGRGPVATVLIQRGTLRVGDSIVAGDAYGRVRRMVDEHGEDVLEAMPSRPVQVVGFTSVPGAGDNLLVVDEDRIARQIADRRNARKRNALAAKSRKRISLEDLDSALKETSQLNLILKGDNSGTVEALEEALHGIQIDDEVQLRVIDRGVGGVTETNVNLAAASNAIIIGFNVRAEGKATELANREGVDIRYYSVIYQAIDEVEKALKGMLKPIYEEVELGKAEIRAMFRSSKVGNIAGCLVTSGSIRRNAKARLLRDNTVVAETVTISSLKREKDDVVEVREGYECGLTVTYTDIKVGDVIEAYELREKPRD; encoded by the coding sequence GTGGCAGGCAAGGCCCGCGTGCACGAGTTGGCTAAAGAACTCGGTGTCACAAGTAAAGAACTACTCGCAACGCTCAAGGAGCAGGGCGAGTTCGTGAAGTCGGCGTCCTCCACAGTGGAGGCGCCCGTTGCCCGACGTCTGCGGGAGTCGTTCCCGAAGTCTTCGTCGCCCGATTCAGCGGCACGCCCGGCGGCAAAGCCCGGCGCACCTGCGCCGAGCGCACCGTCGACGACGTCGGCCAAGCCGGGCGGACCCCGTCCCGGCCCCAAGCCGGCAGCTCCGGCTCCGGCAGCACCCGCACCGGCGGCCCCGGCTGCATCAGCTCCCGCAGCCACGCCCGCGGCGCAGGCTCCGGCCGCGCCCGCAGCAGCGGCTCCGGCAGCTCCCAGCAGCAGTGCACCTACAAGCAGTGCACCTACAAGCAGTGCACCGATCAGCAATGCGCCGAAGCCGGGTCGCCCGGCTCCGGCCGCGCCGGCACCCGCTGCGCCGTCGGCTCCGGCCGCCAGTGCGTCCGCAGCTCCGTCCACCGGCGCAAAGCCGGGTGGGCCGCGCCCGGGCCCCAAGCCTCCGCGTGTCGGTAACAACCCGTACTCGTCGGCTCCGGCCGAGCGCCCGGCGCCGCGTCCGGCTCCCGGCGCACCGCGTCCCGGTGCTCCTCGACCCGCTCCGGGCCAGGGCGGTCCTCGTCCGGCTCCGGGTCAGGGTGGACCTCGTCCGGCTCCGGGTCAGGGTGGACCTCGTCCGGCTCCGGGTCAGGGTGGACCTCGTCCGGCTCCGGGTCAGGGCGGACCTCGTCCGGCTCCCGGTCAGGGCGGTCCTCGACCGAGTCCCGGTTCGATGCCTCCGCGTCCGAACCCCGGCGCGATGCCGGCACGCTCGGCTCGTCCCGCACCCGGTGGTGGCCGTCCCGGCCGTCCCGGCGGCGCTCCCGGTGGGCGTCCCGGCGGTGCAGGCGGCGGCGGTGGCTACCGCGGTGGCGGTGCCCCCGGTGCCGGTGCCGGTGCTCCCGGTGGCGGCGCACCCGCAGGTGGTTTCCGCGGCCGTCCCGGTGGCGGTGGACGCCCCGGTCAGCGCGGTGCAGCAGCGGGCGCGTTCGGTCGCCCCGGTGGCGCCCCGCGTCGTGGTCGCAAGTCCAAGCGTCAGAAGCGCCAGGAATACGACTCCATGCAGGCGCCCGCCGTCGGTGGCGTGCGGTTGCCGCGTGGCAACGGCGAGACCATCCGCCTCGCCCGTGGTGCTTCGCTTTCGGACTTCGCGGAGAAGATCGACGCGAACCCGGCCGCCCTCGTGCAGGCACTGTTCAACCTCGGTGAGATGGTGACGGCTACCCAGTCCGTCAACGACGAGACCCTCGAGCTGCTCGGCGGCGAGATGAACTACGTCGTCCAGGTCGTCAGCCCGGAGGACGAGGACCGTGAGCTGCTCGACAGCTTCGACCTCACCTACGGTGAAGACGAAGGCGGCGAAGAGGACCTCATGTCCCGTCCGCCCGTGGTCACCGTCATGGGCCACGTCGACCACGGTAAGACCCGCCTGCTCGACACTATCCGTAAGGCCAATGTCCGTGAGGGCGAGGCCGGCGGTATCACGCAGCACATCGGTGCCTACCAGGTGCTCACCGAGCTCGACGGCAACGAGCGTCTCGTGACGTTCATCGACACCCCCGGTCACGAGGCCTTCACGGCCATGCGTGCTCGCGGTGCCAAGGCCACCGACCTCGCGATCCTGGTCGTCGCCGCCGACGACGGCGTCATGCCGCAGACGGTGGAAGCGATCAACCACGCCCAGGCGGCCGACGTGCCGATCGTGGTCGCGGTGAACAAGATCGACAAGGAAGGCGCGAACCCGGACAAGATCCGGCAGCAGCTCACCGAGTACGGGCTGGTGGCCGAGGAATACGGCGGAGACACCATGTTCGTCGACATCTCGGCGAAGCAGGGCACCAACATCGATGCACTGCTCGACGCCGTGCTGTTGACGGCGGACGCTGCCCTCGACCTGCGGGCCAACCCGGATATGGACGCACAGGGTGTCGCCATCGAGGCGCACCTCGACCGTGGACGCGGACCCGTCGCGACCGTGCTCATCCAGCGTGGAACGTTGCGGGTCGGTGACTCGATCGTCGCCGGCGACGCCTACGGCCGTGTGCGCCGGATGGTCGACGAGCACGGCGAGGACGTACTCGAGGCAATGCCCTCGCGTCCCGTGCAGGTGGTCGGTTTCACATCGGTCCCCGGTGCAGGCGACAACCTGCTCGTGGTCGACGAGGACCGCATCGCCCGTCAGATCGCCGACCGGCGCAATGCGCGTAAGCGCAACGCTCTGGCCGCGAAGAGCCGCAAGCGGATCAGCCTCGAGGACCTCGATTCGGCCCTCAAGGAGACGTCGCAGCTCAACCTCATCCTCAAGGGTGACAACTCCGGAACCGTGGAGGCCCTCGAGGAGGCGCTGCACGGCATCCAGATCGACGACGAGGTGCAGTTGCGCGTCATCGACCGTGGTGTCGGTGGCGTCACCGAGACGAACGTCAACCTGGCCGCTGCGTCGAACGCGATCATCATCGGGTTCAACGTCCGCGCCGAGGGCAAGGCGACCGAGTTGGCGAACCGCGAGGGCGTCGACATCCGGTACTACTCGGTGATCTACCAGGCAATCGACGAGGTCGAGAAGGCCCTCAAGGGCATGCTCAAGCCGATCTACGAAGAGGTCGAGCTGGGCAAGGCGGAGATCCGCGCGATGTTCCGCTCGTCCAAGGTCGGCAACATTGCCGGTTGCCTCGTCACCTCGGGTAGCATCCGTCGCAATGCAAAGGCCCGGCTGCTGCGTGACAACACGGTTGTCGCCGAGACCGTCACCATCTCTTCGCTGAAGCGGGAGAAGGACGACGTCGTCGAGGTACGCGAGGGTTACGAGTGCGGTTTGACGGTCACCTACACCGACATCAAGGTCGGTGACGTCATCGAGGCCTACGAGCTTCGGGAAAAGCCGCGTGACTGA